The following is a genomic window from Theobroma cacao cultivar B97-61/B2 chromosome 10, Criollo_cocoa_genome_V2, whole genome shotgun sequence.
tccatggaNNNNNNNNNNNNNNNNNNNNNNNNNNNNNNNNNNNNNNNNNNNNNNNNNNNNNNNNNNNNNNNNNNNNNNNNNNNNNNNNNNNNNNNNNNNNNNNNNNNNNNNNNNNNNNNNNNNNNNNNNNNNNNNNNNNNNNNNNNNNNNNNNNNNNNNNNNNNNNNNNNNNNNNNNNNNNNNNNNNNNNNNNNNNNNNNNNNNNNNNNNNNNNNNNNNNNNNNNNNNNNNNNNNNNNNNNNNNNNNNNNNNNNNNNNNNNNNNNNNNNNNNNNNNNNNNNNNNNNNNNNNNNNNNNNNNNNNNNNNNNNNNNNNNNNNNNNNNNNNNNNNNNNNNNNNNNNNNNNNNNNNNNNNNNNNNNNNNNNNNNNNNNNNNNNNNNNNNNNNNNNNNNNNNNNNNNNNNNNNNNNNNNNNNNNNNNNNNNNNNNNNNNNNNNNNNNNNNNNNNNNNNNNNNNNNNNNNNNNNNNNNNNNNNNNNNNNNNNNNNNNNNNNNNNNNNNNNNNNNNNNNNNNNNNNNNNNNNNNNNNNNNNNNNNNNNNNNNNNNNNNNNNNNNNNNNNNNNNNNNNNNNNNNNNNNNNNNNNNNNNNNNNNNNNNNNNNNNNNNNNNNNNNNNNNNNNNNNNNNNNNNNNNNNNNNNNNNNNNNNNNNNNNNNNNNNNNNNNNNNNNNNNNNNNNNNNNNNNNNNNNNNNNNNNNNNNNNNNNNNNNNNNNNNNNNNNNNNNNNNNNNNNNNNNNNNNNNNNNNNNNNNNNNNNNNNNNNNNNNNNNNNNNNNNNNNNNNNNNNNNNNNNNNNNNNNNNNNNNNNNNNNNNNNNNNNNNNNNNNNNNNNNNNNNNNNNNNNNNNNNNNNNNNNNNNNNNNNNNNNNNNNNNNNNNNNNNNNNNNNNNNNNNNNNNNNNNNNNNNNNNNNNNNNNNNNNNNNNNNNNNNNNNNNNNNNNNNNNNNNNNNNNNNNNNNNNNNNNNNNNNNNNNNNNNNNNNNNNNNNNNNNNNNNNNNNNNNNNNNNNNNNNNNNNNNNNNNNNNNNNNNNNNNNNNNNNNNNNNNNNNNNNNNNNNNNNNNNNNNNNNNNNNNNNNNNNNNNNNNNNNNNNNNNNNNNNNNNNNNNNNNNNNNNNNNNNNNNNNNNNNNNNNNNNNNNNNNNNNNNNNNNNNNNNNNNNNNNNNNNNNNNNNNNNNNNNNNNNNNNNNNNNNNNNNNNNNNNNNNNNNNNNNNNNNNNNNNNNNNNNNNNNNNNNNNNNNNNNNNNNNNNNNNNNNNNNNNNNNNNNNNNNNNNNNNNNNNNNNNNNNNNNNNNNNNNNNNNNNNNNNNNNNNNNNNNNNNNNNNNNNNNNNNNNNNNNNNNNNNNNNNNNNNNNNNNNNNNNNNNNNNNNNNNNNNNNNNNNNNNNNNNNNNNNNNNNNNNNNNNNNNNNNNNNNNNNNNNNNNNNNNNNNNNNNNNNNNNNNNNNNNNNNNNNNNNNNNNNNNNNNNNNNNNNNNNNNNNNNNNNNNNNNNNNNNNNNNNNNNNNNNNNNNNNNNNNNNNNNNNNNNNNNNNNNNNNNNNNNNNNNNNNNNNNNNNNNNNNNNNNNNNNNNNNNNNNNNNNNNNNNNNNNNNNNNNNNNNNNNNNNNNNNNNNNNNNNNNNNNNNNNNNNNNNNNNNNNNNNNNNNNNNNNNNNNNNNNNNNNNNNNNNNNNNNNNNNNNNNNNNNNNNNNNNNNNNNNNNNNNNNNNNNNNNNNNNNNNNNNNNNNNNNNNNNNNNNNNNNNNNNNNNNNNNNNNNNNNNNNNNNNNNNNNNNNNNNNNNNNNNNNNNNNNNNNNNNNNNNNNNNNNNNNNNNNNNNNNNNNNNNNNNNNNNNNNNNNNNNNNNNNNNNNNNNNNNNNNNNNNNNNNNNNNNNNNNNNNNNNNNNNNNNNNNNNNNNNNNNNNNNNNNNNNNNNNNNNNNNNNNNNNNNNNNNNNNNNNNNNNNNNNNNNNNNNNNNNNNNNNNNNNNNNNNNNNNNNNNNNNNNNNNNNNNNNNNNNNNNNNNNNNNNNNNNNNNNNNNNNNNNNNNNNNNNNNNNNNNNNNNNNNNNNNNNNNNNNNNNNNNNNNNNNNNNNNNNNNNNNNNNNNNNNNNNNNNNNNNNNNNNNNNNNNNNNNNNNNNNNNNNNNNNNNNNNNNNNNNNNNNNNNNNNNNNNNNNNNNNNNNNNNNNNNNNNNNNNNNNNNNNNNNNNNNNNNNNNNNNNNNNNNNNNNNNNNNNNNNNNNNNNNNNNNNNNNNNNNNNNNNNNNNNNNNNNNNNNNNNNNNNNNNNNNNNNNNNNNNNNNNNNNNNNNNNNNNNNNNNNNNNNNNNNNNNNNNNNNNNNNNNNNNNNNNNNNNNNNNNNNNNNNNNNNNNNNNNNNNNNNNNNNNNNNNNNNNNNNNNNNNNNNNNNNNNNNNNNNNNNNNNNNNNNNNNNNNNNNNNNNNNNNNNNNNNNNNNNNNNNNNNNNNNNNNNNNNNNNNNNNNNNNNNNNNNNNNNNNNNNNNNNNNNNNNNNNNNNNNNNNNNNNNNNNNNNNNNNNNNNNNNNNNNNNNNNNNNNNNNNNNNNNNNNNNNNNNNNNNNNNNNNNNNNNNNNNNNNNNNNNNNNNNNNNNNNNacattcaaatgtccatattcctcattatgtatacgggtctctattttcaaatgcctttagactaatttctctttgttcattcccatccataaccaagattcaatagaataatcttcataattcatacaaattctcatcatgcctgtgcatagttccacatcatttacatacttatactatactctcttcttatcatttccaattatatgcttaggtttccttatactatatatcataGCACCACAAtttcatctccattgaattataatttattatgcgtgcatgctttataatcctattgatgtctcaaagatttatcttaacttgatcattaCATCTTATGCAATGCCACAATtctaatttccataatatattcggaaagtttcattatccgACTTCACCTTGATggtttttgtagttgaattctctttcaaaattcttcaaggtAACAAGGGAAATcaccctctctctctctctctctacatgtccagctagtgagaggaagatggaagtaagactttttaagggttttaaggtgagagagtgaaagagaacaaaaggttttatgaaaaagagctcaaaagcatgaaattgaagctagatagggaaagttatggaagctttaagggaggctccCATGGAGAAGACGAAACATGagaggggaaaggaagaagaaatggctggaagttgctggaaattgctggagctttagatatttaaatctaaagtttatccatttctcacataaattaccaaaatgcccttaacattgtgactttgtcttcctctcatcctttgtgcaaccttttactcttttgacactagggcaaggtccataatagtctagaaatacttgggttcacgaaaacataaaaatttagacttaAGATGCctaatgaccattttgcccctatcgtggaaattatcattatttttatctttttcatttatttaccatcataaacatcatttattccttccttaggcctatttagaccttaatagcatcaagaaaacccactcgtaggagctcaccatgagaaattatgaaattacccctactTCGCATTATcacgtctacttctagttatatgtctatggagatcgagatttcacaggttcacttttgaattaccctttttaactcggtaattaacctcaattggcatccgtaaaCATTATTAGCCACTGTATCAAAATGTGGGGTACTACAACcgttttttgtttcttcatcatttttgaagatttttcCTTTAGTAATGGACATTTTGATTTGAAGTGTCCAAGTTTTTGCATTAAAAACAGACCATGTCATCTTCTTGCTAAAATCACCTTTTTGCTTGCTTTTCCAAGTGGAACCTTAATGTTTATTGAAATTTCTTCTCCTAAACCTTCTACCTTTTTACCCCATCagctttctaaattttttggCCATCATAGCCAACTCTTCATGATCATCATTGAGAAAATCGATTTTggtaatattttgaatttatatactatttaatcttttttttttagttcttattttttaattttctttaattcttatttaactttacttttgttatttttgtttatgcaTTTGTAGATCTTTCAAGAATTGTATTGAAgctagtaattaattaatgagtcATGGTAAAAAAGTATATACTgacaaattcttcttagcttcaatgactttgtggGTTGACTCTCAGCTGTTAATCTGGtgtttcttcctttccccCTTTAAGTCCTCtaaaaggttatttttataagcTTTGAAGTtatgccaagttgggtgaagaaaaaaGTCAATTCAAACTAGGATTTCCTTATCAGACTATGTGAGTTTCAACCTTgcacaattaattaatagaaatcataattgctctaggatCGCTACAGTGCGTCAactttgacaagattttttACCATCCTACAAGCCGAATTaggtgaagtggtaaacataaaagttgtagatttttctcttctctttctaatggtcaagAATTGCTTCATTTAAAACtctgtagagaaagttatggccaaaataccaaaacatatgcattagaagtctgcaccttgaaattactctccttcttccattaaaattcttctttcatcaaacacttacaaaagcacaaataaactaataacaacctatctaaaccatattaacaccaaattaagtataaaaataaccatgattagattgactaatctaaaataactaatttaaaataattaaataaaatctactaatttctatgcattactataaGAACTAAGgcaaattattatcaaaattaagcccaaataactctatatcgtAGAGTTATCACCTTATAATTGCTTTTTACTGGACTCAAGCGAAACCCTCACAATGCCTTTTTAACAAGAGCAAGCACAACCTTTACTAACTTTTCAATGCTATGTTAGAATCTTTACAAGAATGTTTACAAGGAATGATAGTAATAAATGCCTCTTAAAAGCTAGTAGGCTAAGTGTTTAAACTTTGAATAGAATGGGTAAAATGAATATCAAGACAATTAGCTCAATAATTACTTTAAATACTTGAGGAAAAGACTAAAATGAAGAGTAAAGAGGAAAAACTAATTTTGAAGCTTTCTCTAGTgttggagtaatttttaagAGTATTTTCTTGTGTCAAATAAGTGGGAAGCCCTCATTTAAAACTACTTGAAGAAATGTAGTCgttaaaaacaaatttggaCAGATAATAGCCATTGGAAGCATTTATTTTTGAGCTACTGCATCATTAAGCTCAAGTATGATGTTGGTGGAGTCAACCCTAACTTTGAATTTGCTCAAAATCTAGCTTTGGGGGTCGACTATTTAATTGTGAAGTTGCCCTTCTTTTTTATGCTTCctctatttcttcttttcttcctttgagGTTGAGTATTACTTGTGTAGTCGACCCTTGCAAGCTGCCTTCAATTTTTCATGCATTTTGCCAAGGGTTCAAGTATGGAGATCTTGTAGTCAACCCTAACCTGAGCCAAGTCATCATTTTGTCTTCATTACACATGTGGGGTTGAGTATGAGCAAGTGGTAGTCGACCTTGCGTAATGAAATGTTTGCCCTTTGTTTCCTTTAGCTGAAAACTCAATGTTTGAAAAGCTTTTTGATGTGTTCTAAGTGTAAAGGCTTTGTCAAATACTTTCTAACACCTCATGAGgttaaaatgatgaataaaacCTTATCAAATGTTTGtgatcaaatttaaatcaatttgtaattttagcaaatcaaaatataaatcatttcaaaGCTAATAGAGTGATAGTAGCCACATGAGCAAAGCAACTCAATGCACTAGTGACCTTAACccacataaaaaaaagaaaaaggttatCAAGTTATATTTTAAGAAGCTTAAAGTTGAAAGTGGAAATATGGAGAAAAAAATACAGTTAGATAAGTACTTGAGTTAGAATcttgaagatgatgatgaggaCGATGGGgatttcaatatttttgatTGGTGGAAAGTAAATAGTCCTAGATTTCCCATTATTTCCCATTTGGCTCATCATGTTTTAGCATATGCTTATTTTCACAATTGCTTTAGAATCTACTTTCAATACCAGTGGTCAAGTTCTTGATGCATATAGGAGTTCTTTAACTCCTAAGTTGTACAAACTTTGATTTGTGCTAAAGATTGGCTATGAGAACCATTACATCCAGATTCAAGTTACTTTGAGGAAGAAATCGAGGAGCTTGAGAAAATCGATTTTggtaatattttgaatttatatactatttaatctttttttttaagttcttattttttaattttctttaatttttatttaactttacttttgttatttttgtttatgcaGTTGTAGATCTTTCAAGAATTGTATTGAAgctagtaattaattaatgagtcATGGTAAAAAaggattttcttcaaaaatcgAAAGATGTTTTGTTTACTGTGAGTCTATTGGTTGACAAGTTCTTTATTCTTAACTTGTTAATATTTGACAATTGATATGTTTACTTGTTTTActtctttaaactttttaatatttgcAGTTGTAACTTGTATTTCGTTGTTGCGGGTTGTTGACTGTTGGATCTtggaattattaattttatgaacTTATAATGTGTGGTAGGCAATATACGGCTAGTTTAATGTGCTGGTGATTTGTTAGTAATTTTAATTGTACTCTTGTTTCGCTggtgatttcattttaatgtGTTGCCCTTTTATTTGAGAATTTtgccaaaaaaattttggggTTAGTTTTAAAATGTTCTGGTGAGTTTCTAGTGACATCATTTTAAGAAGAAATTAGGAGAATTTTGAGGTTAGTATTTGAGAATTTTGCcaaaatggaaataaaaaaaattttattagtgaagaaaaaaaaatccattctAAGAAGTATATATGTTGGCTGTTATTTCCTTAgagttttttcaaaataataaaaaaaatgattaagtGGTAGCTGACTATGGTCTTCCATCTAGACCATCTCTATGTTACCATTTAATTTATACTATATAAGAATTCCTCaacattattatattttaattattttttccatGATCTCACCTTGCCAATTACAAATTGGGAAACCCAATgcttcttccaacattaattattctttcattCAGGCCTTTGGTTGTTATTCGCTTATTCCATTCAATGGAATATAATGAAGTATATAAATTCAACTTATTTTATAatgatgaatatttatatgattaatcagcttaataatcaattaaaaatatgttgcATTTATCTTGAATATGAAACCAAaatagtgaaattaaaaacagaataattgattttttttttccactcTTTACATAATCCTTACTctcttatttaaaattttctatgAAGTGCAATCacagaaaaaataaaactaatacGTAAAAGGATTTTTGTACATAAAAAGAGtatcattatttttactaattattagtaaaagtttactctttttttcacaaaataaGATTATATTAaccataaattaaatataatagtTATAACATTGTTAAATAAcctattaaataaattaaaaattttcaaaattttagaaaaactTGGTTAAATCAGGTAAAACAGATTTAATGCATTAAAGTCGATTAAAATATCAACAACCATCTTTAATTTCACCCGTAATGTCATTTTGTTTCCATATTCCATCCTTTTCTATTATTGGACTGATTTACGAATTTCATGAagaactaaaaattaaaaaaccaCTTAGGTAAAACAAGAGTAGAAATAATAGTAAGTTGTAATTATTCTTTTGATaagttaaaaacaataaaaaaagagaataataaaaaaaaaaggcaacgATGAAAAAAGCGCGGGGCAAAACCCTGCGATTTGTGGCGGGAATCGGGGTAAAGAAAACGAAGGGGCCAAAGTCTTAAAAGAGAGGCAGCAGCTTTGGCGTTTGAGTGCCTTCAGATTGTGGAAATGGGGTCGGAAGCTGAAGCTCCTCTCCCCAAATGGGCATCTACGCCTTGCATTATGGGCATTGACGAAGCCGGCCGTGGCCCGGTTTTAGGTCTTTTGTCTctcccttttcttcttctgcttCCAATCTCtgtttttccccaaattttagCCATGATTTCtcgacctttttttttttttttctgttttgcttgTTTCAGGGCCCATGGTGTACGGATGCCTTTACTGTGCTCGCTCTTATCAGAAAGCTCTGGCTACCTTGAACTTTGCAGGTTCAAGCCCTCCaaatatcttttctttctttttttttttggtatttcCCTAATTTAAATCTTGAAATAATGATATATTACTCTATTGGGTACTGGCATATTGTAGAATATAGAATAGTACAACGAAAAGGCTATAAATTCCAATTTGGgggtttttttaatttaaatttatctgattttttcttttggttggtGTTAGTAGATAAATTTACGGAAGAAATGATTTCTTTGACGAAATTGGCATTTCCTCAATTTCATTCAACAGCATTTTCACACGTACTAATTTTACTACACTCATTGATTAGTTGTTTTAATGAAGGATTGCATTTGTTCCTTCATTTTAAGCTATGAAGCAACcaaattctcattttctttaatatcatagaaaagtttttcttataattttagaAGAAGTGGTATGGTTTCATCATATGAATTTTACCCTATACTTTTGTCACCTGTAGATTCAAAGAcattaaaagaagagaagagggAGGAATTATTTGAGCTTTTAAAGGCTGATGAGTCGATAGGGTGGTCTGTTGATGTTATAGATCCAAGGGAGCTCTCTGCTAAAATGCTAAAGAAGTTAGTTGTGAAAGCATAACATCTTTTAGCTTTTCATTGTGTTTTTCTGTTCTCTTACTAGATTTCACGTGTTTGATTGTCAACAGGCATAAGGTGAATCTGAATGAGATGTCACATGACTCTGCAACTGGCCTAATCAAAAGGGTATTAAACAAGGGAGTTCTCCTAACTGAGGTAGAACTCTTTCTAACCTTTTCGAAATGAATTGGCCTTGATTAGaccttaattttttatttttttatgaaaactcAAAAGTGGAGGAAAATTTACATGTCCTTGTATTTCAGGTTTACCTTGATACAGTTGGAGATCCTGACAAGTATAGAATCAAATTGTCTGAAAGATTCCCTTCCATAAAGTTTGTGGTTGCAAAGAAGGCTGATAGTCTGTATCCAGTTGTAAGTGGGGCAAGCATAGTTGCAAAGGTAATTAGCTTCCTTTTTCCAAGTCCTACCTTTGGCTCATTGCAAACAGctttcaatttgttttttcttttcctttttatttaacTGTTCAGGTAACTAGAGACAAAGCCTTGCGAGAGTGGGTGCTAGAGGAAACAGCTGAAAACATGCATAGGAGTTTTGGTTCTGGATATCCAGGAGGTCAAAAGTGCTTGACATAGTCTAACTCCTTAACTTCTTTTCCCCTATTAGAAAGGTTATTTAAACAAGGAATCTGGTTATGCTTTGATGTATCTAGATCCTGAAACAAAAGCCTGGTTGGAACATCACAAACACTCAGTCTTTGGATTCCCAACACTGGTCCGCTTCAGTTGGGGTACATGCAATTCATATTACAAGGATATGGTTGAAGTATTATGGTATCTGCAAACACTCAAATTCCATTCAGTTTTAGTACCTTCCACATAATTGTGCATTGTCTTGTCCTCATATTCTTTATAATGTAAATATGCATTCTTGTTTTTTAATCAAGAAAATATGccaatttattatttataagagAGATGAAAAGGTACATACGCCAATGTCCTGGTTGCTTCAACATTGTTGCATCATAAAGAACATTGTTACCTTTACATGTCTTCAGAATTATTTGTTCTCTGTGTTTATGGATAGGTCTACAAATGAGCTGAACTGACTGGTAGAATGCTTTAGATTGGCTCTAATCGATGCTTGACCTTGATTTGAGTTTTGGATAAGCTTTGCAATGACAGTTGGAGCTTAGTTACTTAGCTGATATAAGATTTTTCATGTTGCATTAGCTTGTAGCTATAGTAAAAACTCGAAACTCTAGTAAAGCACACCAGCTCAAGCTTGAATGTATTCTTGGCTTACAGCATAATGAAGTTTTGGCTATGCTGCATCACCCTTCAGGTTTAAGAGACTTTGTTTTGAAATGTTGCATGATAGTGCCTTTTGTTCAAGTACATAAGAGTTAAGACTGTAACTTCTCAattaaatgacaaaatcaattttCTATGATATTCATCTTGATTGCAttctaatttaaatttgagtGACAATGAAAATCTCTGTATCAATtggttttattcttttttcttcactttttttaatgtttagatcatttttcttttttcttgattttgttgtatatttttcttttctaatatattactttatttatttcatattcTTCATTTTATTAGTGTAATAAACAAATAGTTTTGCAAAATAAACCAATGAACAAATacataagtataaaaatataaaataatcatataaataaatatatcagtaaataaatacaaaaaataatcatGAGATGtataatcaatttatttagtatataaataaataaacgaTACATTcgtaattaattataaaaaaaagaatatataaatacataaataattaactaatacattcataattaattatataaaacaaaaaaatataaatacataaaCAATTAACTGATAAATATTACTTTGTTGATTTTCAATgtgtaaatatattattattaatttttaataatttattattatatataaaattaacttattaacttttattgatttattatttttgtgaatgtcaaatatattataaaattatacatTAACACACCAACCTTAATTTAGTGTTTTCAATAGTTATTTTCTCTTCTCACCACAATGTCATCACTGTTTTTTGCGGAACATATGTTGTCACACTGTTGGTTTTAATCCCAATGCTTCAACTCCCAATCTCATTTCGTTAAGGTCAATCTCAATGCTGCCATTGTTTTCTGTCTGTGGTGAGAAAGATGCTTGAGTAAGTTGGTTTCATAGGAGTTCTCTAAGCTATGCATGAGTCAGTTGCTACAAGAGTTTTATTGGAGTTCTCTAAGCTGAGAAAGGAGTTttgatgttttaaaaaaatatatagctcattctttctttccccCCCTTTTTTCTGTAATGCTGACATGGTAAAgaaatttactatttaagGCCACATCAACAATTCtcttattcttatttttatttcaatataCTGATTAAGCTCTATTAAGTTGCTTAAGTTAAACCAATGGATTATTCTTAACATTGACAATTGCTAGACTAGCTTGTGGAGAATGCTTGATTAAAACAAGGAAAACTTAGAGGGTTCATTTGTACATTTAGTTTGGGAACCATTCCATGCTTTACCGCATTTCATTTTGTTATTGGTATGTACTTTTTGTTGCAAATTTGTTCCTCTCTTGTCCAGAAGTTTTTTATCATTGTTTGTGCAAGTAGAAGTGTGAGTACATCTGCCTTAAGGTCATTGACATAAGAACCTGCTGAAGGTTGGCCTAattatttttggataaataACATTGATGGCGTTGCCTGGACTCAAACAGGAGGCCTAAAGTGTGATAGGCTGAGGGGATAACCAACTACAACatgaaataagttaaaataTATTGGAAAAGTCTCCTGCCACTTCAGTTGCTTAGACAAATCAGAATCCAACCCTTTCTTGAAACAGTCAAGCTGTACATCAAATTTACATGCCCTGCAGTCAAGTGGGGCTTTTTGAAGTCTAAATACTTTGCAATTCTTAGTGTGGCTAAGCTCTGCTGGATTTGCATCGAACAACTGTGTATatagaatttatttatttatttattaatatcttTTGAGGGGGTGTTGGTGGTTGGGGTTGggttttttttccctttaatTACAAGAAACATAACTAAAACCTCACATTCCCCAAGACTTGAACACCAAACTGCCCTTTTAAGTAAGG
Proteins encoded in this region:
- the LOC18586758 gene encoding ribonuclease H2 subunit A, producing the protein MGSEAEAPLPKWASTPCIMGIDEAGRGPVLGPMVYGCLYCARSYQKALATLNFADSKTLKEEKREELFELLKADESIGWSVDVIDPRELSAKMLKKHKVNLNEMSHDSATGLIKRVLNKGVLLTEVYLDTVGDPDKYRIKLSERFPSIKFVVAKKADSLYPVVSGASIVAKVTRDKALREWVLEETAENMHRSFGSGYPGDPETKAWLEHHKHSVFGFPTLVRFSWGTCNSYYKDMVEVLWESDKVDEDVPNSSSGKQLKLRNVGFTTSKRKSEEIESSAKGSCKFFQARKLELLTHF